From the genome of Vicia villosa cultivar HV-30 ecotype Madison, WI linkage group LG2, Vvil1.0, whole genome shotgun sequence, one region includes:
- the LOC131646936 gene encoding ACT domain-containing protein ACR1-like — METVFHSRLNREIETLTERLHPPRVCIDNNSCKDCTVLKVDSANKYGILLEMVQVLTDLDLIISKSYISSDGGWFMDVFHVTDQAGNKVTDNNLMQKLRKELCATRAKEDIDDESELESCGELESYYTKLNVSTENTALEMSGMDRPGLLSEISAVLVEMGCNVTSATAWTHNRRAACIIYVEEKSKPGPIKDPKRLAHVKEELETVVQARGVNGDRNNVRLRNFATGRTHTERRLHQLMYADKDYEGCRPCHGYSSGEHKRGCDGTHVSISRCKDRGYWVVNVICKDRPKLLFDTVCVLRDMHYVVFHAAISSKKSIANQEYFIRHKMNNLALQTEIEREKLVLCIIAAIERRVCHGLRVDICTPNRVGLLSKVTRVIQENGLSIPRVEIGTRGENVVGTFYVTNPLKQEVNPKIVELLRQECGGSVEIVTDHKCPCGLSRSSSSSSVTSESNGSVEDKRKISIGSMLWSHIGKFSSNFGPIKY; from the exons ATGGAAACAGTTTTTCATTCTCGTCTTAATAGGGAGATTGAAACGCTTACCGAAAGATTACATCCTCCCAG GGTTTGTATAGACAATAATTCTTGCAAAGACTGTACTGTTCTAAAG GTTGATAGTGCAAACAAGTATGGGATATTGTTGGAGATGGTACAGGTGTTGACAGATCTTGACCTCATTATTTCAAAGTCATACATTTCTTCTGATGGTGGATGGTTCATGGACG TGTTCCACGTCACTGATCAAGCTGGCAATAAGGTCACTGATAATAACCTCATGCAAAAATTGAGAA AGGAGCTATGTGCCACAAGGGCAAAAGAGGACATAGACGATGAATCAGAACTCGAAAGCTGCGGGGAATTAGAATCGTATTACACGAAACTAAACGTGTCGACGGAGAACACGGCATTGGAGATGAGTGGGATGGATAGACCGGGTTTGTTATCAGAAATATCAGCAGTGTTGGTGGAAATGGGCTGTAATGTCACCTCAGCAACGGCATGGACTCATAATCGAAGGGCAGCCTGCATAATTTACGTAGAAGAAAAATCCAAACCTGGGCCGATCAAGGACCCTAAGAGGTTAGCTCATGTAAAGGAAGAGCTGGAGACTGTTGTGCAGGCCCGTGGTGTCAATGGAGACAGAAACAATGTGAGGTTAAGGAACTTTGCCACCGGGCGCACGCACACTGAAAGGCGGCTTCACCAGTTAATGTATGCTGACAAGGATTACGAGGGCTGTCGCCCTTGCCATGGATATAGTAGTGGAGAGCACAAAAGGGGGTGTGATGGGACTCATGTGTCTATTAGTAGATGCAAGGACAGAGGTTATTGGGTGGTGAACGTGATCTGTAAGGATCGTCCTAAATTGTTGTTCGATACAGTATGTGTTCTAAGGGACATGCATTATGTAGTGTTTCACGCCGCCATTAGTTCCAAGAAATCTATAGCCAATCAG GAGTACTTTATAAGGCATAAGATGAATAATTTAGCTCTTCAAACCGAAATCGAGAGGGAAAAGCTCGTCTTATGCATAATAGCAGCAATAGAGCGTAGAGTCTGTCAT GGTTTAAGGGTTGATATTTGCACTCCAAATAGAGTGGGTTTACTATCAAAAGTAACCCGCGTGATTCAAGAAAATGGATTATCAATACCAAGAGTTGAGATTGGAACACGCGGAGAGAATGTCGTGGGAACATTCTATGTCACAAATCCTTTAAAGCAAGAAGTGAATCCAAAAATAGTGGAATTGTTGAGACAAGAGTGTGGTGGATCCGTCGAAATAGTTACTGATCACAAATGTCCCTGTGGGCTTTCTCGATCATCGTCATCCTCGTCAGTAACGAGTGAAAGCAACGGTAGTGTAGAGGATAAGCGAAAAATTTCTATTGGAAGCATGTTATGGTCTCATATAGGGAAATTTTCAAGCAATTTTGGCCCTATTAAGTACTGA
- the LOC131650192 gene encoding uncharacterized protein LOC131650192, giving the protein MKEKHCSEFFKETKSENNDYCVISRARASPICYCGDAAVIRRANTDKNFGKKFWGCINYKGSEQRGCGFFKWFNEEVVEDKCEDLMHKFEILSKEFEKLKSRNEDLGNADVLVLAIRLGCFWFLNVYFECTKTNMTFHDISTLFQKEFDINMLIIQTPA; this is encoded by the exons ATGAAGGAAAAACATTGTTCTGAGTTCTTCAAAGAGACCAAATCAGAAAACAACGATTATTGTGTTATTAGTAGGGCTCGTGCTTCTCCAATTTGTTACTGTGGTGATGCTGCTGTGATTCGTAGGGCAAACACGGACAAGAATTTCGGAAAGAAATTTTGGGGATGTATCAATTACAAG GGGTCTGAGCAAAGAGGTTGTGGTTTTTTCAAGTGGTTCAATGAGGAAGTGGTGGAAGACAAATGTGAAGATTTGATGCATAAGTTTGAAATCTTATCCAAGGAATTTGAAAAATTGAAGAGCAGAAATGAGGATTTAGGGAATGCT GATGTTTTAGTATTGGCAATTAGATTAGGATGTTTCTGGTTTTTGAATGTGTACTTTGAATGT ACCAAAACAAACATGACATTTCATGATATTTCCACTCTATTCCAAAAAGAATTTGACATAAACATGTTGATAATACAAACTCCAGCATGA
- the LOC131650194 gene encoding uncharacterized protein LOC131650194, translating into MSNYKWELGMYFTSKSDIKDAVISYAVQNGRDLMFIKNDKKRVRVRCKDGCQWELYYSKLPDEDSWQVRKIIDEHNCSREYNVKLLSTKWLSKRIQNSLKNNHRLKVKDIKEKALRKWNVGINKTKAIRARVAARDKVDGSFLGDYNRIYDYCHELLKANPGSTIKMIVDPVPEGVDDQRPYFKRLYICYAASIGRDPNDQMLPIAYAVVESENKDSWTWFLELLIADLGGANECLTYTFISDQQKGLLPAMDELLPNVEQRFCVRHLYNNFRKRFPGKMLREVIWKATKSTYAQAWEREMKRMRLANEEAYLHMMKTPPRFWSKSYFRTTNKCDAVLNNMSESFNSVILNSRGKPLVTMLEEIRTYLMERWAKNRMRFQDVSGNEILPNIRKKLEITSNFTNMWLVRMEDEHIFEVRHFENPAETFSVNLKDLRCSCRRWELTGLPCIHAMASMKSRNFKVDDYIPDYYRVSAYKAVYKHVLYPVNGSNLWVRTPYPDVQPPKYRKMPGRPKKRRNLEQGEIDGSDKKMRRTGFIIKCSRCKKVGHNKLTCKVTPPAQPSQATVIDASQPSQATVTNTSQPSQATVTNTSQPTSTQVPTTQSSSSTQAYMSATQSSRGKQVKGQCSRGNAGNNQSSKVDGKLQKLGVRRPLVAPGLTTRLSAAKNVIGPTTRRTTPTKRLPSKKIT; encoded by the exons atgTCCAACTACAAATGGGAGCTTGGTATGTATTTCACTTCCAAGAGTGACATTAAGGATGCAGTGATATCATATGCTGTGCAGAATGGTAGAGATCTGATGTTCATAAAGAATGACAAGAAAAGAGTAAGGGTAAGATGTAAGGATGGCTGTCAGTGGGAGCTCTATTATAGCAAGTTACCAGATGAGGATTCTTGGCAAGTAAGAAAGATAATTGATGAACATAATTGTAGTAGGGAGTACAATGTGAAGTTGCTATCTACAAAGTGGTTGAGTAAGAGAATTCAGAACTCATTGAAAAACAATCATAGGTTGAAGGTTAAGGATATAAAAGAAAAGGCTTTGAGAAAATGGAATGTGGGGATAAACAAGACCAAGGCAATAAGAGCAAGAGTGGCTGCCAGGGATAAGGTTGATGGGTCATTTTTGGGGGATTACAATAGGATATATGACTATTGTCATGAATTGTTGAAAGCAAATCCAGGATCTACAATTAAGATGATTGTGGACCCTGTTCCTGAAGGTGTTGATGACCAAAGACCATATTTTAAAAGGCTATACATTTGTTATGCAGCTT CTATAGGAAGGGATCCTAATGATCAAATGCTTCCTATAGCATATGCTGTGGTGGAAAGTGAAAATAAGGATAGCTGGACTTGGTTTTTGGAGTTGTTGATTGCTGACTTAGGAGGTGCTAATGAGTGTTTAACCTACACTTTCATTTCAGACCAACAAAAG GGGCTATTACCTGCAATGGATGAGTTGTTGCCCAATGTGGAACAAAGATTTTGTGTTAGACACTTGTACAATAATTTTAGGAAAAGATTTCCTGGAAAGATGTTGAGGGAAGTTATCTGGAAGGCAACAAAGTCAACATATGCTCAAGCTTGGGAAAGAGAGATGAAAAGAATGAGACTGGCCAATGAAGAAGCATATCTCCATATGATGAAGACTCCACCAAGGTTTTGGAGTAAATCCTATTTTAGGACAACCAACAAATGTGATGCTGTGCTCAACAACATGTCTGAGTCATTTAATAGTGTAATTCTTAACTCTAGAGGAAAACCACTTGTGACAATGCTTGAAGAGATCAGAACTTACCTCATGGAGAGATGGGCAAAAAACAGAATGAGGTTCCAAGATGTATCTGGTAATGAGATTTTACCCAACATTAGAAAGAAACTGGAAATAACTAGCAATTTTACCAACATGTGGCTTGTAAG AATGGAAGATGAGCATATATTTGAAGTGAGGCATTTTGAAAACCCAGCTGAGACATTCAGTGTGAATCTGAAGGATTTGCGCTGCTCATGTAGAAGATGGGAGCTAACAGGTCTCCCTTGTATCCATGCAATGGCATCCATGAAGAGTAGGAATTTTAAGGTTGATGATTACATTCCTGACTACTATAGGGTTTCTGCTTACAAGGCAGTATACAAGCATGTTCTCTATCCGGTGAATGGGTCTAATTTGTGGGTCAGGACTCCATATCCAGATGTTCAGCCACCTAAGTATAGGAAGATGCCTGGTAGACCAAAGAAGAGAAGAAATCTTGAGCAAGGAGAGATTGATGGGAGTGACAAAAAGATGAGAAGGACAGGTTTTATTATTAAGTGTTCTAGGTGCAAGAAGGTTGGCCATAACAAGTTAACTTGCAAGGTGACACCACCAGCTCAGCCAAGTCAAGCAACAGTTATTGATGCATCTCAGCCAAGTCAAGCAACAGTTACAAATACAAGTCAGCCAAGTCAAGCAACAGTTACTAATACAAGTCAGCCAACTAGTACCCAGGTGCCTACAACTCAGTCCTCATCATCTACACAGGCTTACATGAGTGCAACACAATCTTCTAGAGGAAAGCAAGTGAAAGGACAATGTTCAAGGGGAAATGCAGGTAACAACCAATCTTCAAAAGTGGATGGGAAGTTACAAAAGCTTGGTGTACGAAGGCCACTTGTAGCCCCAGGACTAACAACAAGATTATCTGCAGCAAAGAATGTGATTGGACCTACAACTAGAAGGACTACCCCAACAAAGAGGCTCCCATCAAAGAAAATTACTTAG
- the LOC131652291 gene encoding uncharacterized protein LOC131652291 — MSWLARTIANSLKLDEEDEDNFEQEQQPENPNNSKSESEPSQSQSESASPSTHSPTARGVKEDISEITKSLSRQFWGVASFLAPPPDPDQDHDPRTLESDPNLPDEDVIAGIRSDFAEIGGKFKSGISKISGNKTVSEFTKIASSFLQIGSDEEYDLDGVVGVTEEVVAFARNLAMHPETWLDFPLPDDPDSDDFDLSDAQQEHALAVEHLAPRLAALRMELCPGYMSDGCFWKIYFVLLHPKLSKNDAVFLSTPHIMEARASLTQALDIRRKEKKEPDLISIPSKEEEQEQLLSVPSNTQLESLPLQTSAVEKSPSMVVDNIETEGHTVKSDVTQPIDKPVVKEAPSMVVDNVETEEHTVKSDVTQPIDKPVVKEAPSMVVDNVETEEHTVKGAVIQPIDSSVVKEAPIIPSAEQSSSGSTNRFSYEAYEDDADADDWLKEDDSSEMVGPSGTSIHTGGDDEDVSFSDLEEDDGDVHASYKKTSGSDSSTKDSRDWVQLGRSSPNSDKDINSLESRNAGSEISSARNSMTKDSNDWLNVDDIDVI, encoded by the exons ATGTCATGGTTAGCAAGAACAATCGCGAACTCTCTCAAACTCGATGAAGAAGACGAAGACAATTTTGAACAAGAACAACAACCAGAAAACCCTAACAACTCCAAATCCGAATCAGAACCATCTCAATCACAATCTGAATCTGCATCTCCGTCAACTCACAGTCCCACCGCACGCGGCGTCAAAGAAGATATCTCCGAGATTACCAAATCCCTTTCCCGCCAATTTTGGGGCGTAGCTTCCTTTCTCGCACCTCCTCCCGATCCCGATCAGGATCACGATCCTCGAACGCTTGAGTCCGATCCTAATCTCCCGGATGAAGATGTCATCGCTGGAATCCGAAGCGATTTTGCTGAAATTGGTGGGAAATTCAAGAGTGGAATCTCGAAGATCTCAGGTAATAAGACTGTTTCTGAATTCACGAAGATCGCTTCGAGTTTTCTCCAAATCGGATCCGATGAGGAATACGATCTCGACGGCGTGGTTGGAGTGACGGAGGAGGTTGTCGCTTTTGCTAGAAATTTAGCTATGCATCCGGAAACTTGGCTGGATTTTCCACTTCCTGATGATCCTGATTCTGATG ATTTTGATTTGTCTGATGCTCAACAAGAGCATGCTCTGGCTGTTGAACATCTTGCTCCGAGGTTAGCTGCTCTTAGAATGGAGTTATGCCCTGGATATATGAGTGATGGATGCTTTTGGAAGATTTACTTTGTACTACTGCACCCTAAACTCAGCAAAAATGATGCTGTTTTTTTATCAACTCCACAT ATAATGGAAGCTAGAGCATCGTTAACTCAAGCATTAGACATAAGaagaaaggaaaagaaagaacCCGACTTAATCAGCATTCCCTCAAAAGAGGAGGAACAAGAACAACTTCTTTCTGTGCCAAGCAATACTCAACTTGAATCATTGCCTCTTCAGACATCTGCTGTTGAAAAATCCCCTTCTATGGTTGTGGATAATATAGAGACGGAGGGGCATACTGTTAAAAGTGATGTAACTCAACCTATTGACAAGCCTGTGGTTAAAGAAGCTCCGTCTATGGTTGTGGATAATGTAGAGACCGAGGAGCATACTGTTAAAAGTGATGTAACTCAGCCTATTGACAAGCCTGTGGTTAAAGAAGCCCCGTCTATGGTGGTGGATAATGTGGAGACCGAGGAGCATACTGTTAAAGGTGCTGTTATTCAACCAATCGACAGTTCTGTTGTTAAAGAAGCCCCAATTATTCCATCTGCAGAACAATCATCATCTGGTTCAACAAATCGGTTCTCATATGAAGCATATGAGGACGATGCTGATGCCGATGATTGGTTGAAAGAGGATGATAGTTCTGAAATGGTTGGTCCCAGTGGAACTTCCATTCATACTGGCGGCGATGACGAGGATGTCTCATTCAGTGACCTTGAGGAGGATGATGGTGATGTACATGCAAGTTATAAGAAAACATCAGGTTCTGATTCTTCCACAAAAGACTCCCGAGATTGGGTTCAGTTAGGTAGAAGTTCACCTAACTCTGATAAGGATATAAACTCTTTGGAAAGCAGAAATGCAGGCTCTGAGATTTCCAGTGCTCGTAATTCTATGACCAAGGATTCCAATGATTGGCTTAATGTTGATGACATTGATGTAATTTGA